In Eremothecium gossypii ATCC 10895 chromosome IV, complete sequence, the genomic stretch CGATGGCACATAATTTTGCGTAGTTTGGATCATCTGTGCCGCGCATACTCTCTGCCACAATATCAGATGTCTTGTCTTTGTCGCTTTCATTTGAGGGTTCGGTAGTATTCGCACCCATCAGCTTCATCTGGGTTGTAGTAGAACCATCGCCATCTTCATCATTGACTTCTGCGACAGTGCTCAGGGACTTTTCAGCTATAGGATCCTGGTGCTGCTGATCCTGCTTATAGGCATGAATATGGCTTTGGAGGACATTTTCTACGCATCCCAGACCGATTGGATTCACCATCGTCATCTCAAGCAAGTGCTTTGTACTCTCCAAGTCTGGCTCATTGTcgctgtcgctgctgctATTGCTGGTACCGTTAGCGTCACGTGCATCTCCGCCATGAGCACCGTCTTTATATTGCTGGTTGGGATCGCTATGATGGCTTTCTGCAGTCGACTCTCTGGACATTATCGAGTGCAAGTTGAAGGTAGAATCACATCTTTGTAGCTCGTTGGCGATCTTAAACTTGCTGGATACGGGTGCATCCCGTAAAAGTTCGACGAACTGCGACTTGTCAGCACGATAGAGAATGGATATCAAGGTATAATATTTCTCCATGTTAAAATCATTGCCGCAGGCTTCGATAATACGGGTGCAAACCTCCCGAAATAGCGTGCTACCCTCAGAGAAGGCAAAATCGCCAGAGAGAAGGTCAATCATGATGCCAAAACAGTAGTTGAAAATGACGGACCGGTACTTGACATAGTATAAGAATAGCTGATCATGGTGATCAGGAAAAAATGTCTGAAATGAGTGTATAACGGTCTCTAGTAGATCAGTTGACGAGAACTCATCTAATAGAACGTTGGTTGGCAGGTCATTAATAGCAAATAGTTCTATTAAATTAGCCAGTGGAATCAATGGGTGAAACGAGGCAAGGGTCAATAAATCCTTAAAGCTCTTGGGTGATTGGATCGATAATTGTACCAACAACGGATTCAATTTGGCTATATCAAGTGGTGCCTTCAACAACAATAAGTTCTTTAGGAATAGTAGACCTTGTTGTTTTTCCTGCAATGTGGTAGAGGATAAGTGGGAATACATACTTTCTAGATCTCCAGTAGGCTCACCTTCCGATTTCCTTATCACTGCAGGCTCGTTAGTATTCAAATACTTCTTTAGTAAGGTATTAGAATGATTGCTGGTGAGCTCTTCCGTCAGCTCTAAATTCTCGCTGGACAAATTAGCAGCTCCAGCACTGCTAATGAGACCACTTGAGGCAACTCTTGGTGAAAGTGATTCATGTCTTGTTGCTAGTGATTTCTTGGCCAAGGACGTGTATGTGGTGAGGTGCCTGTTTGTGTTCTCGCTCAATGATCTAACATTCGCAGAACCGCCCAGTGAATTAGCGGCCAGCTTCTGCAGATTCGATGACTGAGTTGGAGCAGCGTAGCTCGGGTACCTCCTTACTCCGAAACTTGATCTCCTGGATGACTCGTTGGAACTCACGGACgctgtcacgtgatacTCAATATTTAGATACGTAGGAATGGAACCCTCGATGATACGTTTCATCTGATGCGGCATAGAGTCCAAAACTTTCTTCGCACTCTGTGCATTTGGTACATACCAGTACCAGAGCGTAACACGCATAGCTTCACGTACCTGAGTCTGTGGATCTGTTAAACCTTTATGCAACCATTCCTCAACCAATACCGAAGAATGTTCTAACCGCCTATGGAACCGGATGATATATATCCGAAGAAACACTGCCGCAAATGTTCTGGGTGACACATTTTTGTCCCTAGATAACGCAATGCACTGCTGAAATAGCCTGTTGTGGTATGGTGCAGTGCACAGTAGGATAGCCGCTGTAGCAAAAGCTGTCTGGGATGAAATCTTTTTTGTCGCTGAAAGCAAGGACCTTAGCGGAACAAATAGGACATCTAGCAACGGCTCTAGGAGAGGCCCTAGTTTGAAAGCCATCTCTTTTATCAAATGACAGGAATGCGAGGAGAGCGTTGTACGTAGGGACAACGCGGCTTTGGATATGCAGTCTGCGATGTTCAAATCGCGGCACGCTTGGATGAATTCATCGGGAAACTGCCGCGAGACGTTGCCGTTCACGATCTTGCGTAGCGTTATGATCCCTTCCTGTCTTTGCTTCCAATTATGCTCCGTCTCTTTAATTGCCTGAAAAGCAACGGTGATATGTTCCAAATCCTTCACAACATGCTCAAACGACAGGTAATCTCGGGCCTCGCCGATATTAGAGTTCACAACGTTCGGGGGCAACTCTTCCATCACGCGTGTCAATTCCTCGTCTACGTCGAAGGGCCCGCTGGGCATGCTGCTGGTCGTTTGAGCTGAAGATGGAGCCGCGTGCTCCGTATGCATGAAGTGTTTTAAAGAGCGCGTGTTCACAACACGCTCCGCAAACTGCTGCAACATAGCCTCGTTGAAGTACTTCTTGAGAATGTCGTGGATCAACTCGATATCACGCTTGCTGCAGCCGGGGTCCGACTCGTTCAAGACATCGACCCACAGGTCCACAAAGCGGTTCACCACCTCCATAGGGTTGCGGTTGTTCATCTGCTGTAGCTGTATCAACTCGTCCATGAAAAGTAGACATTTGGTGCGGTCACTGCCACGCGTCGCCGCGCAGATGCTCGCCAACTCGGCCTCAAACGCCTGCGGCTTGCACAGGTAGATCGCCTCCAAGCTCTTGACCGCGCTACCCCAGACCTTGCGCTCCTGgagctgctcctgcagaaGCACCACGCGCACCAAGTCGCGAATGCGTGCCCCCTGGAACCGCCCGGGCTGCTGCATCGCGACGCGTTTTATCAAGTAGCACAACGACGAGTGCCCCAACTGCTGGACCTTACGGTCTTCCACGGGCTGCCCGAGGAACCTCACCAATGCATCGAAGTATCGCTCGATCGAATCGTCTCGAACAAGCTCCTTCTTCACATGCGTCTTGAACGCCGTCAAGATCTGCAACTGCTCGATTCCCGCCACCCCCTCATCCATAAGCTTCTCCAAATTATGAACTCTAGGCTCTTCCATTGGCTCAAACTCTATGCTCTTTCTCTCTGCCACTGCCCTGTCTACCCTTTCTATGCAGCGCTGCCTTAATGCTCAGTCCGGTTGGGCAGAGGGCAAACCTGAATCTGCGCTGGAACCACCTTTTGTTTCGCGCCTTCGCTCCGGTCCGCGTCTTTGTGTCACGCACGTGACGCGCACGTGACGCATCGCGTAATCTTGCGTCGCAACCCGCTGCGAACGGCGGCGTCAGCGTTGCCGACGCATAGCCAGTGAGAACCGGCTTGCAAGAGAGCGGCTACGAGGTGCCATATCTAAGGAGGGCGGCGCGTCTTCGCTGGACCGTCTCCGCTATCAAGATCGTCACTGTGTCGCTGCGCCGGTCGACGCTACCAAGATCGCCACGGACGCGGCGGTCAGGCGAGCCGCTGTGGCGCCTGCGATGCCCACGATATGCTGTCTAAAGGACACTTAAATAAAATTGTTCCTATTGCCGAGGTCTCTCTGCGTTCAGGGGCCCGCATTGCGCAGTAATACGTCGCCATGTGGCACTCAGGCGCCAGACAAGAacggccgccgcgctgcttACTGTGGGGAATGCTATTAGTAAGTCCCGATGTAGAAGTAAGAGCAGACCACGACACCCAAATATCTCATCTAGCCACACCACTTTGCAGAGATCCTTCTGTCCTCACATTCACCGCGACGGTGGCAGATTCCTGCGAACTTGCATTTTCCCGTTCACATATGCCGGATGTGATTGTTCCCCTCACGCAACTCACGGCCTTGGCGCATTTAGCACGGTGATGAACAGCCCTGCGCGGATGGGGATATCCGTGCAATCATATATTAAATTAATATACTAACTAATTTATTAGTTCAATAAATATGTTCTATTTATATGATTAACTCATAACGTATTCGATATAAAATATCTCATACCCATTTATGAATTAATTAAGCGGTATTAAATCATTACGCTTGGATTAAGTTATTATTTAATTTATGTTCCTAACAATTAATAGATTTCCTAAATATCGATATTTGTTATTATTAAAATATTAAAGATAATATTGTAATATATCAATCATTTTATCAAATGGCATATAATATACTAATCATTTAATATAATCGAAGAGAAAGAAAAGAGTATCATCTATCGTATAGTTTAATTCAAGTATGACCTCTTCAATATACTTAGAAGTTTAAACTTGTAAGGAACTAAGAATTTAATATGAGTCTTACATTAATATCTGATATGAATCCTTTAATCTACTTATTTGTTTATACGTGAGATAAGAAATACACTAATCTGTTGTATAATTTAATATGTATATGACCTCTGTAATATACTTAGAGGTTTATTCTTGAGTGGTTAAATAGAATGATATATCGTTGAATGTTATATGAGTATGATTCTTTAATATAATCAGAAGTTTACTAAGCTCATGACCATAAGCGGACCCCTCATCCGTGGTTGAGATGCGCGCCAATCGCAGCAGTCAGTGCCGCACGGCTCGTGCGGCTCGCGTCACGTCTGGCGTGCTGACACTTATGCCGCCAGTCACGTGCGTCAGCCGTACAAATACCCAGACATCACATAGAATCTCCCCTGACGCTTCGATTGCCTTCGACCAAAACCACGTGCCCGTAACCGATGGCGACGCTCCCCCTCCCGGGACCAGCTAGGGGCGGCTAGTACGCTAGTATATAAATACGACTACTAGGCCGTGGGTGACAAAACCGTCCGCGATCCCCAAGCTGAACACAGAAGATGCAGACCCTATACAAGCTTAAGAACCAATCGCAATTCCAGTCGTCCGAGTCCACGGGTTCCACAGGATCGTTTCTCGCTAGCGCGCCGGTCGAGCTAACCACGGTCAACGGATACAACGACTTCCTTAAATCGCACAAGTCGAAGCGCACGTCGACGCTCTTCAACGACGACTGTAGCCGAGGATATGTGATGATGGACGACAAGGTGCTCGCCACGATCACTGGCGAGGCGCGCGATTACTTGTTAGAACTGTTCGGCAGCCCGTGAGCAGCGTGTGGCAGCCCGCGGGCGCCGTGTGGCATACGTTTATAGAGTTTTAATATAGCAAAGATTATATGTGTGTGTTGGCGCGGGGGAGCTCGGCCGCCGCAGACGTGTGCAGCACCAGCGGCCGCTGCAGCATGTGCCCCATGCGCTCGACCTTGGCGCGCAGGTAGCCGTCCAGCTCGCGCGAGCGCACGCCCTGTGTGGGCTGAGTCCATGAAAGCGGCACCATGGGCACCCGCTCGATGCAGCGTAGCGCCGGCGGACAGTGCACCTGCTGCACCTTGTCGGGGTTATTCGTGAGCAACCGGATGTCCTCGATACCGAGGTCCAGTAGGATTGCGCGCCCCAACGAGAAGTCGCGCGCGTCCGCAGGGTGGTTGAGCAGCTCGTTCGCCTGCACCGTGTCCGCGCCCAGGTCCTGCAGGTTGTACGCCTTCAGCTTCTCGCCTAGCCCGATGCCGCGGCCCTCCTGCCGCAGGTACACGATCACGCCGTGCCCCGCACCGCCAACCACCTCGCCCTCTGTCGCCGCAGCCATCAgcttacccgcctggtcGAACTGCTCCCCGCAGTCGCACCGCGCGCTCCACGCCGTCTCGCCCGTGTAACACTCCGAGTGCAGCCGCACCAGTGTCGGCTCCCTGGTCCACGTCGTCGCCCGCTCCACCACCAGCTGCCCTGTCTCATCAAACCGCAGCTCCAGGCCCTGACGCCGATCCGCGTCTGCCTCGGTCCGCCCGGGGTACAGCTGGCCCACGTAGGCGCCCCGCACCAtccgcgcctgctgcgTGTCGTCTTTCCGGTACCGGAACAGACTCCGCGAGCGTATGTTCTCGCCGAAGACAATCGCTAGGTGTTCCTTGCTGTCGATCGAGTTGTGGTATAGATGGAGGAAGACATCGGTGCCCTGTACCGTCGGTATGCGCGCGCGTGCGACACAGGTCACTTCTGGCACTGTGTATTCAGTCATATCAGCTTCAGTAATTAACAAAGAGTTGGTCTGACACAGCTATCAACACCGACTACTGCTTTATGGGCCCTACACTATATAGTCGCCAATTCCGACGTGGATTGTTGAATGACAAAGCACCTACGGAAAAGCCTTTTGTTACTTTTTGCCTAAGGtaaatcgctgttcacgGAGGCTAATCTTGAAATTTTTCGAATGTACATTATCAATGTGCGATGAGCATATGAAGTATGCGGACAGAAATTAGCCATGATGCTATCAGTGACCGAGCAGCTGTATCTGATTGATTCACTGAAGGCGATACCACCGATTCGCGCAGAcgggcgggcggcagcgcagTTCCGCCCCTTGGATGTGGCGGTTGATTTCTTACCTAACTCAAACGGGTCTGCGCGGATAATTACCAGCGACGGGAGCGAGGCGCTGGTGAGCGTCAAGAGCAAGGTGGTGGACCACACGGTGACGTCGGAGCTGATCGTGGTGGATGTGGACATTACGGGACAACGCGAGGACTCGCCGGAGGTGAGCAGCATGGCGTCCCTTGTGCGGCGGATCCTGGCGGCGAACGTGGATGCGGGGGCGTTGCGGCTGACGAAGAAGTACAGTTTCCAGCTGAGCGTGGACGTGCTGGTACTGTGCAGCCAGTCGTACCCGGTGTCGCTGATATCGTTTTCTATTTACGCCGCGCTCAAGACGACGCAGCTGCCGAAGCTGGTATCGGGCTACGACGACCTGGAGGTGGAGGAGCTGCCGCTGTTCCACGACCACGACCTGGAGCCGCTTGCGGTGGAGGTGCCGCTGCTATTCACGGTCGCGGTGGTGGGCGACAACGTTCTCGTGGATCCGTCGGCCGAGGAGGCGGGCGTATCGAGTGCGGgactgctgttgacgtggcacggcgggcgggttgcagcgccgctgcgcagcATCGGGATAAGCGAGCACTTCTGCAGCGGCTTCCAAATAGCGCACCTCCTGAAGGCAATCGAGCTGGTTAAGGCACACGCTCCGGCTGTTGCTAGGGCGCTCTATAACTTATAACGCACTACACTATGTACAAGTTTCGAAGACAGTGCCGGGCGCGCTACATGTGCTGGACGGCGTACGAGTGGACGACGACGGCGGTGGCAGTCTGAATGTTCATCGACCTGATCACGCCGTGCTGTTTGATCTCCAAACACATGTCGAGCTCGACAAGGAGATAGCCGGGAATACCCTCAGCCTCGGTGCCCAGGAGTATGAGCGACTTCCGGGGGAAGTGGAATGCGGCGTCCAGCCGGACAGACTTGTCCGTTTGTTCCAATCCGATTAGCGTGTAGCCCTCCAATTTTTTCTGCCTCATGAATGACGCGATATCCGCGACAGCGACCTCTTCTATAGGCATCCAGCGGTCCGCGGTTACCGCCACATTTTTGAACTGTGGATGGCTTTTTACCCGCAGATCGTGCACTGTCATGAGTCCCACTCCTAACACATCCGAAAGCCTGCAGATGCCGCCCAAGTTAGGGGGCTTGTCCACCAAAGAAGCGACCACTATAAGGTCTGAGCGTTTCACAGCGTCTTGCGGGGTATTACTATCGAAATCCAGAACCGTCTCCCAGGTTCCGCTTTTAGTCTGCAGGGGCGAATCGCGTTTGGTCTCGACCGAACGCTCCTCCTGGATCTGGCGCTTGCGCTTCGACAGCCACTTCTTGCTTTCGTCCACGCCCACCGGGATGCTAGTTGTGCTATCCAGGTACCGCGTGAAGTACGCACTTGAGATATAGGGTACACAATGGTCGGTAACTTTCATGACCACGCCTCCAAAAATGCTAGTTAAATTAAAGTCGTCGTGAAGGTCCCAGATATTCGCGTCGCCCGCCCTATACTGGCCCTTCGATTGGGTTTTTTTCGCTTCTGAAAAGAGATTTTCCATTATTCCGCATACAGTGTCGCCGGTCAAAATTGCTCGAAATTCCGGCCATAGGGATAGAATCAAGGAGTTCGAAAAATGTCTGATCAACGGCTTGTTGGAGGCGCAGTTCGGCACTAACACAGAAATAAACATATTCAAAAGCCGAAAAGGCACGCAGATCCTCTTCAATGCTACCAGAGTCAGATATAGTATTTTTTGAGCGCTCACAACGACCGCGGGCCTCGTCTGATTTTTGGCCGCGGCAATTAGCGTGCCTTCAAGTTTGTCGACATCCCGATTATAATAGGAACAGAACAATGAGTGCGCAACAATCCATTCCGAGTAAATCCTGACCAACGGGGATGGTTCCTCGAACAGGTTTGGGAGAATGTGGTCTGAAACGTAAAGAATCAGCATGTCATTCTCAATGGACTTCATGCTCAATAGCAGCAGCTGCCATTTTCCAAGCCGTTCTATCTCCTCCGGGCCATTAGTCCTCTTATTGGGTTTCAAAAGATTGGAGTCGTTCTGGAGCAGTTGTTCAACAACACCACGCCTGAATCCTGCTGGTGCACCGATTAGCGCGGATATGACATGGACTTTAGTAGATATTTCCTCAATGCCGTAGATATGCTGATACAGCCCATTTTCTGCCTCTACCAAGGTAAAGTGCTTGTCGAACAACTCGGCTACCACGGGCTTCAGTTTGAATACGTTGACGTTTTCATGCGTGTGAACGAATACTGAGATGAGCAGCTCGGTTAGCCACATGTAACGGTCGGCGTCTGAAGGCTGGCCTAGTAGAAAGGTCTTGATGGAGAGCGTCAGACAAGGAAGCAAGCTGCGTCTCGAGGCCGCCTGGCGGATGAAGTCCTGCCCGCAGTCCCGAAGAACGCTGGAAAGCTCACTGTCATCAGTGGCATCCTTGAGAACAACGGCGTGGAACAGGGTTTTAATGATACCCAGGTGTAGGTCTTTCTGGTTGAGAACCAGCCTCTCTCCTAATAGCGACTGCCATATGCTGTCCGTGATCGCAACAAGCTTCTCGACAAAGACAGCGCAAAGGTCAATGCACAAAGCTATTCCATTATCCATGATATACTGCAAAACATTGGTAATTTGTAGGTTTGCCATGTAATTGTCATTGTCAGCGGATACGTTGGATTCGGCTAATGAAAGAATGACGTCTACCACATCACTAGCACCTTCTTGAGCGTTCAATCGTTGAGTGAGCACCTCCCGAGCCAATTGAAAAAAGGCTGCGTACGAGCTGTCCTTCAGGCGCACAGCACCAACCTTAAACTGAGACTTCAGATGCGCATACAGCGCGGCGAGATCGTCGGCGGTAAGAACAAGTTTTACATTGTTCGCAGCTACCGCACGACGGAAAACAGCAACAAAGAATTGCAGCCTCCCGAGATTGAACTGGTACAGCAACTCCCCAAAGACAGGCCGAAGGTCAATCTGCGTGTAAATCATCTGGTCCACGCACCCGTCACTCACCAATATGTCACATTCTGAACATGCTTCTTTCAAAGAGAGGTTCGCAAGTTGCTGAATAAACGATTCGTAATGCGCTTGGAATGCCTTACTTTTACCTGCTTTCGCAATCCCCACGAGAAACTCCTGGGTAACGGATTCCGGTTCGACACCATATGCCAAGTACACGAGAACCTCATTACATCCAGCTAGCGCCGTCTTATCATACGGCGCTAGAAATGTTCTATATTGTGATAGCAGTGGGACCAACAGCCCGTAACCATAGCGCGCGGCATGTGAGCCAAGCACCCCGAAAAGGCATGGTAGAGTGCTGCTGGGGCCCGCAAAGAGGGAAATCTCAAGCCacagcgcctgcagggTTGAATCAAAGACAGGCTCCTCCCCGGCTGCAGAGAGCACAAGACGCACAAGACGCAAGTGCTCATCGGTGAGCACGCACCCATTGtgcgcccgcagcgccagcagaACACCATGAGACACATATATTCGTGCGGCGTCAAAGGAATATGCATCGCGCTCAAAAGTGCGCAGCACCGC encodes the following:
- the STU1 gene encoding Stu1p (Syntenic homolog of Saccharomyces cerevisiae YBL034C (STU1)), with protein sequence MEEPRVHNLEKLMDEGVAGIEQLQILTAFKTHVKKELVRDDSIERYFDALVRFLGQPVEDRKVQQLGHSSLCYLIKRVAMQQPGRFQGARIRDLVRVVLLQEQLQERKVWGSAVKSLEAIYLCKPQAFEAELASICAATRGSDRTKCLLFMDELIQLQQMNNRNPMEVVNRFVDLWVDVLNESDPGCSKRDIELIHDILKKYFNEAMLQQFAERVVNTRSLKHFMHTEHAAPSSAQTTSSMPSGPFDVDEELTRVMEELPPNVVNSNIGEARDYLSFEHVVKDLEHITVAFQAIKETEHNWKQRQEGIITLRKIVNGNVSRQFPDEFIQACRDLNIADCISKAALSLRTTLSSHSCHLIKEMAFKLGPLLEPLLDVLFVPLRSLLSATKKISSQTAFATAAILLCTAPYHNRLFQQCIALSRDKNVSPRTFAAVFLRIYIIRFHRRLEHSSVLVEEWLHKGLTDPQTQVREAMRVTLWYWYVPNAQSAKKVLDSMPHQMKRIIEGSIPTYLNIEYHVTASVSSNESSRRSSFGVRRYPSYAAPTQSSNLQKLAANSLGGSANVRSLSENTNRHLTTYTSLAKKSLATRHESLSPRVASSGLISSAGAANLSSENLELTEELTSNHSNTLLKKYLNTNEPAVIRKSEGEPTGDLESMYSHLSSTTLQEKQQGLLFLKNLLLLKAPLDIAKLNPLLVQLSIQSPKSFKDLLTLASFHPLIPLANLIELFAINDLPTNVLLDEFSSTDLLETVIHSFQTFFPDHHDQLFLYYVKYRSVIFNYCFGIMIDLLSGDFAFSEGSTLFREVCTRIIEACGNDFNMEKYYTLISILYRADKSQFVELLRDAPVSSKFKIANELQRCDSTFNLHSIMSRESTAESHHSDPNQQYKDGAHGGDARDANGTSNSSSDSDNEPDLESTKHLLEMTMVNPIGLGCVENVLQSHIHAYKQDQQHQDPIAEKSLSTVAEVNDEDGDGSTTTQMKLMGANTTEPSNESDKDKTSDIVAESMRGTDDPNYAKLCAIDSALIDSEDEPELNNFGGLKGLTEMTKVVSIYEKLDGDEDVEMVDDEKFKDPVEQENQETGLDEIFRDEKHDQSVKFNDIPRIIDVNKSWDRYDGESIEDTSGNTSHGTDENRPASFGTVSELVRKEMEKSPTLPLNEEDSKLLSDGINEIELKHKDDPFVRDSEDCENGTPQDRSNFLSCKQHIDILGALPDNSLTAFELGLLEILDVSDMDANRILETVNTIQNSRLRSADVSRIVGAIVSHCTDPLLHWLTDSNGLQRLWSMLTALSTADGFSDSYKCVVLYTALLIANSQLSSSHLSTDELSDAWAFALRELSKLSSYNNETYIACCELRETLIEHYSSSYLPQLLESAIKELNVAEDRVRITFLLQTLSDALDHMNTLLSLEVLGSMSSLLQQFVTNDFTEWRYHSIKLLAQIYGILVARNSPASYIRSMFSILRQPEFDLVKSYYTMDHN
- a CDS encoding uncharacterized protein (Syntenic homolog of Saccharomyces cerevisiae YBR085C-A), which codes for MQTLYKLKNQSQFQSSESTGSTGSFLASAPVELTTVNGYNDFLKSHKSKRTSTLFNDDCSRGYVMMDDKVLATITGEARDYLLELFGSP
- the RIB1 gene encoding GTP cyclohydrolase II (Syntenic homolog of Saccharomyces cerevisiae YBL033C (RIB1)) is translated as MTEYTVPEVTCVARARIPTVQGTDVFLHLYHNSIDSKEHLAIVFGENIRSRSLFRYRKDDTQQARMVRGAYVGQLYPGRTEADADRRQGLELRFDETGQLVVERATTWTREPTLVRLHSECYTGETAWSARCDCGEQFDQAGKLMAAATEGEVVGGAGHGVIVYLRQEGRGIGLGEKLKAYNLQDLGADTVQANELLNHPADARDFSLGRAILLDLGIEDIRLLTNNPDKVQQVHCPPALRCIERVPMVPLSWTQPTQGVRSRELDGYLRAKVERMGHMLQRPLVLHTSAAAELPRANTHI
- the RRP42 gene encoding exosome non-catalytic core subunit RRP42 (Syntenic homolog of Saccharomyces cerevisiae YDL111C (RRP42)) — encoded protein: MMLSVTEQLYLIDSLKAIPPIRADGRAAAQFRPLDVAVDFLPNSNGSARIITSDGSEALVSVKSKVVDHTVTSELIVVDVDITGQREDSPEVSSMASLVRRILAANVDAGALRLTKKYSFQLSVDVLVLCSQSYPVSLISFSIYAALKTTQLPKLVSGYDDLEVEELPLFHDHDLEPLAVEVPLLFTVAVVGDNVLVDPSAEEAGVSSAGLLLTWHGGRVAAPLRSIGISEHFCSGFQIAHLLKAIELVKAHAPAVARALYNL
- the TRM3 gene encoding tRNA (guanosine(18)-2'-O)-methyltransferase (Syntenic homolog of Saccharomyces cerevisiae YDL112W (TRM3)); this encodes MLQDRDRNMPSHEPRSSSSSITSDRVADLLSCADFRTCYEELSVLSSADRESALAPCCGSLVGAVRSWPGSENEASTAEALGRLCGLARGAWKQFGEALQVEIEALFPEQTSAASIEPADAARCDACVSFLVGFGAANERRAVAVSGDAIAPWSAVLGRLLTLHAGSEEYGAQAAAALRHNVDSIVTCACENDELDGRLWALVLRAPEPTPRTWAFPERMKLLLRFLARGKLTPRLREEMCGEAYSGAVLRALGSSVHEERKVGLSVLKLTLHLLPEGAGFGARHAVEHTALLEMWRRFVTCYEIVALDTALNQLEAASADVLTLFESDLERGWPQVVILTGLHATMESVRKFCLELMFRVRDRSAFDIAALPVLLGAALQAPNFVVAGGRCVFGEKLSAFVRDVLLAAGVDECADARLSDGVLAVLRTFERDAYSFDAARIYVSHGVLLALRAHNGCVLTDEHLRLVRLVLSAAGEEPVFDSTLQALWLEISLFAGPSSTLPCLFGVLGSHAARYGYGLLVPLLSQYRTFLAPYDKTALAGCNEVLVYLAYGVEPESVTQEFLVGIAKAGKSKAFQAHYESFIQQLANLSLKEACSECDILVSDGCVDQMIYTQIDLRPVFGELLYQFNLGRLQFFVAVFRRAVAANNVKLVLTADDLAALYAHLKSQFKVGAVRLKDSSYAAFFQLAREVLTQRLNAQEGASDVVDVILSLAESNVSADNDNYMANLQITNVLQYIMDNGIALCIDLCAVFVEKLVAITDSIWQSLLGERLVLNQKDLHLGIIKTLFHAVVLKDATDDSELSSVLRDCGQDFIRQAASRRSLLPCLTLSIKTFLLGQPSDADRYMWLTELLISVFVHTHENVNVFKLKPVVAELFDKHFTLVEAENGLYQHIYGIEEISTKVHVISALIGAPAGFRRGVVEQLLQNDSNLLKPNKRTNGPEEIERLGKWQLLLLSMKSIENDMLILYVSDHILPNLFEEPSPLVRIYSEWIVAHSLFCSYYNRDVDKLEGTLIAAAKNQTRPAVVVSAQKILYLTLVALKRICVPFRLLNMFISVLVPNCASNKPLIRHFSNSLILSLWPEFRAILTGDTVCGIMENLFSEAKKTQSKGQYRAGDANIWDLHDDFNLTSIFGGVVMKVTDHCVPYISSAYFTRYLDSTTSIPVGVDESKKWLSKRKRQIQEERSVETKRDSPLQTKSGTWETVLDFDSNTPQDAVKRSDLIVVASLVDKPPNLGGICRLSDVLGVGLMTVHDLRVKSHPQFKNVAVTADRWMPIEEVAVADIASFMRQKKLEGYTLIGLEQTDKSVRLDAAFHFPRKSLILLGTEAEGIPGYLLVELDMCLEIKQHGVIRSMNIQTATAVVVHSYAVQHM